In the Panthera uncia isolate 11264 chromosome B1, Puncia_PCG_1.0, whole genome shotgun sequence genome, ACCCCCACAGACACTTGAGTTTGTGGCCCTTGGCTTTCATGAGCTGAGCTTAAGTCCTTATCAGCCTCAGAGTACCTTTAAAACATTGGTATTATACCATTTCTCAACTGGTGATTTAACACTGCTCTTGGACATTTTTTCTGCTATACTCTCTCCTTTACAATTAGACCAGAATTCTTCTAGACCCTTCTGACTGACCATATTCAGATTTGATTCAGATGGttgttttctaaaagtaaatGAGAATTGTTTGAACTTTTTATAATGAGGCTGTAGTCACATCTATATTATTTGTGTATGCAAATGAGAACTCTCAGGAGTTTTTTGGTTCTCCTTTGACCTAAATGTAGTCTTTGAGTCCTCAACACTGCCAGGGATGATAGTTCCTGTGGAATTGTGCAGATTAAACAAAGAAGGTCCTTAGTCTGaatatcatctttttttatacacttcattttctcttttaacaggAAGAAAATCTCAGGAGAGCCAAGAAAGGGGACCTGAAGGTCAGTATCCATCGAATGGAGATGGAGAGGATCCGCTATGTCCTTAGCAGCTACTTGCGATGTCGGCTCATGAAGGTTTGACATGGAGATCCTGTGGGCGTTAAGGCAGTGCAGTTTGTAATATAGATTGAGTGTCTTGGGGGAGAAGttgggctggggcctgggagaACCCGGGGCCTGAAGGTGCTGCAAAGACCAGTATCAGGGTAGCTAAAGAGTAAAGAGGACAAAAGATTATTCTGGAGAAGCATGAATGGAACATGTGTTGCACACTTCTGAGGACACATTTATAGTCTGTTTATCAGCTGTGTGGATGGTGCCCCATTGAATTACAGCATGGCAGTCCTGAAGAGTTGTTTGCATCAGTTGGCCAGGGAATAATGACCAAAGGAAAACcagtttcagaaattattttgtaCCCATCTTGTCGCCAGTGTCAAATTGACCCTGATAACTTGACGTTCAGCTATAGTTCTGAGGTCGTCTAACTTATGTCTAACTTTGCAGTGAAATTGCAAAACTTAAACTCCTTTTAACAGATAAGCGCTCATTTATCTCGGCTCCAGGTCCTTCCCATTGTCATTTCCCTACTTGCATTTCCTTCCACATTTTTCCAAGCTCACCTCATTGTGGACTTCATCCTTGCTAGTTATATTCTTATAATTAAGAGTCACTATTCTGTCTGCTTGTGCATTCTGTATTCATCTTTCCAGCTTTTGTATGTTCTATCTCATAGAAAACAACCTTTACAGTTACCTAGAAATGTTAAGTGATATCCCCTATCTCCCTCATAAATATCATTTACAActgtattttcagattttctttcatgAAAGCCTCTcatccttttaatttatttttatttatttttttaatgtttatttattatttttgagacagagagagagcatgaacaggggaggggcagagagagagggagacatagaatccgaagcaggctccaggctctgagctatcagcacagagcccgatgcggggctcgaactcacggaccgcgagatcatgacctgagccaaagtcgtattcttaaccaactgagccacgcaggcacccctcctctCATCCTTTTTAAATGGTCTTCCTTTTTAGAGCACTTATCTTTGCTCTGAATTCTTTGAAACCTGCCTTCTTGAAATCTTGAAAGTCTAGAAAGGGTCATGACCATgaagacttgctttttttttttttaatgtttatttgattttttgagacagcgagcaggggaggggcagaaagagagggggacagaggatctgaagtgggctctgtgctgacggcgtgagagcccaacatggggctcaaactcacgaaccacaggatcatgacctgagctgaagtccagatgcttaaccgactgagccacccaggcaccccaagacttgcCATTTTTTGAAGTCAATTCTAGATTAACCTCAACCCATTTCAGAAGACTAGGATATTTGACTCTTGAATCCTGAcacattttcacaatttttatttatcctcAGATAGAGAAGTTTTTCCCTCATATCCTCgaaaaggagaaaacagcccACGAAGGGGAGCTATCTAGTCTTTCTCCAGAGGAGCTGGTCTTTGCCAAACAGTGAGTAAGCAGGACACAGGGGGACTGCTTTCTTTCCCTGGCTTGTGAGCATGAGTTTTGGTGGTTGTCTCCATGGATCCGATGACTGGGCCATGGTGTGCGTCCACCAACCCGGCAGCTCCTGCCAGTCATGTGGTCACAGCAATTTGGATTCCTGTCTTTCAGGTACATGGCTAACACAGAGACGTACCTCAAGAATGTTGCCTTAAAGCATATGCCTCCTAACTTACAGATGGTGGACCTCTTGAGGTCAGGTGAGCAGAACGCTCTCTTTTCAGACATAGCTTCAGGTGCCTTGGAATAAGATCTTCATGTTTACTCTCAAGCCTGGAAAAGTAAGTATTGTAGATaagcagaaaagggaagagaggaagtgttgtgcattaaaaacaaatcattaaaagCAGGTGTAAGGGTAGCCATTTCAGCATGACTTTTGTGGTCTTCAGCTTAGGCTGAAATTCTTATGACTGCCATTAAAAATGTAGACTTGCTCATGTTCagtcattcattccttcagtCGGTATCTGCTGGGCATCCACAGCATGCTACACTCTTCTGAGACTGAGGAGGCAAAGGTCTCCACATTCAAGGGGCTCGCACTTTTCCACAGATTCCAACCCATGCAGGGACTCCCTAGCTACCAAGGAGGAGTTAAATAGGCTAAACAGACCTCCAGTGATTGCCACTCACTTCCCAGCCACCCAGAGGAAGGGCTCCCAGTATTTTTTGTTGTGTGGGGTGTCTCATGGAAAGGGGAGCAGGGCTGAGAacgagaggagaaagggaaggcagCCGGGAGAAGGGAAACCCAGCCAAAGCCACCTTTGTGCTCATCTCGCACAGTCCCCCAAACATCCTGCTGAGCCAAGGGAAGGGAGTTACGGTAGTCACGCTCAACCCTGGATCAGCCAGTTGGGGACCCCTGACGTGTAGGTTAAAGTCCATGGCCCTCAGCTGGTGGTAGCTTGACATATCCCAGCAGAACCTCATCCAGCAAAATTGCCAGGCCAAATGAAACCGTTCTCTGGGATCCACCTTGTTCACAACCTGCATGTAATGTGCTGAGGCCACAAGTTTAAGTACAACTGAGCCCTGGGAATTCATCTCCCACGCATCCTGTGCTGGGGGCCACTCTGTGACCCCTGTGGCAGGAGGATCGTTGCCCGGGCGtctcagctcaggctgctataatgaAGTACGAAGACTGGAGggcttaaaaaacatttattttctctaggcCAGAAGCCTGCGATTGGGGTGCTAGCAGGCTTGGTTTCCTCTGGGGCCTCCCCCATGGCTGCCGCTCTGTGCACACAAACCCCTcatgtctcctcctcttcttataaggacaccagtcatccTGGACTAGGCCTACCCTAATGGTCTCATTTCagcttaattacctctttaaaggctgtTTCCAAATACATTCCCATTCTGAAGGACTGGGCTTAGGGCTTCAACAAATGAGTGTTGAGGGGACACAGTGCAGCCTATGACACCAGGAGCAAGGCAGACCCATAGCAGATTTGTGGAACTCTGAAGTGGTCAGTTGGTGAACCTGcctgaggaaaacaaaagctcCAGTCCGTGTCCAGTTCGGCCACTTTTGTCTGCACCTTGGAAGAATAGGAATGAAGCAAGGACCGTATGCCTAATCATTGCCCAGCGCTATCGAATCTAGTTGATTCAAACAGCCATGAGCATGCTTCTGAATTCCTGAAACTGACTTGAACTGAATTCTACTCATTGCTGGCGGACACCTTCTAAAACACTCACATGCCACTTGCCCCAGATCCCTTCCAAGGACTAGAGCCAGGCCCCCTGGAATTGGAAGCTTGCAGGGGGATCCGCCTGCCCCAGTGAAATCAGTCTTGCTTAGTtagcccaggtgccctgagtccCCCTCAGACCTCTGGAGTACTGTAGACCCCACCGGCAGAGTGGGGGAAGGCATTTTGAAGTCTAAGCTGGGTTCCCTAGAATGAGTAGCTGCTCAGTGGGGGCAACTGACCCTGTGAAGTTGGAGTCTCTTTGGCAGGCCCCAAACTGTGGAGCGGCCCGGGGAACCCCCTTACACCTTTGAGCCAATTATACTGAACCCCCACCTGTGGGTGAGGGAATCAAGGGCAACATGAATGCTGAGCTAGCCTCTTAGAACTGAGAGTTATCCAGTAGGTTCTCAGAACCTGCAGCTGATGGGAGTCCTCTGGGCACACATGGAGCTCTGGGAAGTGAAGAGCTGTCGAGCAACCCAGCACAGGGCACCTCCTTACATGAAATGTTGGCTGATGGTGGAAGAGGCAACAGCCTCTTACCCTGTAATCAGCCAGTGAAGGACCACTTACGGTGAAAGCCTGTATTCCGTAGTCTGACATTCAAGACTATCCCATCACCCAGTCTTTTtcattctccctcctcccactcccttGTATAAAAATATTGCTCACTAGATTTATACACTCTGTCCTCCCAGAACGTCATGTATATTTCTACCTTGGCCCTTGGTATTACCTCCCAGGCTCACTTTTCCTCATTAAGTCTGCATTGACTCCTTTCTCCCCACTTCCCTGAGTGAATGTGCCACCACTGTGAGGCTTTATCAGATGCTGCTGGTAGCCCTTTCCAAAGAGACCATGTGTTACGCTTGCTTGTGTCTTCCATGGTGTGTGGCAGGATTCCCAGCACATTTTACATATTGTCATCTATTGCACGAGCTGTTGCTGTGTGAAACCATGGATGGGAAGTGTGCTGTTCCCATAAAGAGCCAGATATCTCCTCAAAGttacccctcccccaaaatgcTTTCACATCAGGGGTCCCTTAGTGCTCGGGACAGTTAATCCCAGCAACTTTCCCATGTTGATCTTGTGAGCTGCTGAACATTTTCTGACTGCATTATCATTTCTCTGGCAGTTCCCAAACCAGATCTAGATTCATACGTGTTTCTGAGAGTAAAAGTACGACAGGAAAACATACTGGTAGAACCAGAAACAGACGAGCAGAGGTGAGTCCTTGACCATGGGAAATCTTACTCCATTGGGGCACCAGCTCAACTCTgtggatacatttttttccttctttttcagggACTATGTGATTGACTTGGAGGAAGGCTCACAGCACTTGATCCGTTATAAAACCATTGCACCTCTGGTGGCTTCTGGAGCTGTTCAGTTGatttaaaatcaaaaataaataaacaagaatgaTGGGCTGGAAccttaaaggaaatatttagaaacttcTTCCCACTTTGTCTCTCAGGACAGCAGATCTCCTCCGCAGTGCTGTGGATCCCTTGGGCATTGAGAAGGAGCTCAAGGACCTACCTGGCCACACAAGCTGACTGCTGTTCTAGCCACAGTCGGTAGATGGAGCCATCGCTCTGCTGATTCCACGTGCTGGGCAGGGACCTGGAGATTCTCCCTTTATGCGCCTATTCCAACAGAAGATAAAATATCTTCTAGGGTATCTCACTAGATTGTGTGAAGTAACCTTCTGAAACCTCTCATATTGTACTTATAACAGTTTCTGTCCTGGCTAACTGAGAATCACAACCAAACCAATAAACCATTATTAAGTTTCTGTTTTGTGGCAGAAGGAGCCTCGGGGCAGTTCTCATTTTGTAGCCTAATGAAGGATGTTCTCCCTGCTGCTAAGCTGCAGCCCTTCCCTGAATCTCAGGCAGCTTGGCCAAGCCACCCTCCAGGCCATCTGGCCATTCTTGGCCAGGAACGTTAACGGCAACATTAACTATCCTATCTTGTGACCTCAGCAGCGTTTCTGTTTTTAGCTCTACTTTCTCAAGGGAAGTGGATGAAATTAAACTAATATGAGGGGTGAGTATCACAGGGATACCTGAAGGGAGGATGTAGAGACAGTGAATGAATCGTCTTTTCCTTGAAAcatgagaaaaaggaacctgCATTCCAGTCCTTTCTTGCTGACGAGAAGGCAGCAGATTTTCGTTTATATGATGTAGGCTTTTAGAGTAATCGATGTAATATGGGTATCATTTCCAAGAGAAATCACAAAGAGGAAGgttttattcattaataaaaacattttctatttcatgtggtgctttttttccacagtgacttTACCCTCTTCAgccatttataaaacaaatatgtattgagcataCAGTGTGCCAGCACAGTTCAAGGCACTGAGGCTCCAACCCAGAATAAGACAGTCACTGTCACTGTTCACATGGGATAAGTGCTTTGCAGAGGGTTGGAACAGGGTGACTCCCTAGAGAGTATCTAGATTGGAGTTAAGAGGTTCTCACCGAATTCAGTTAATCTCACTGAATTAGGCT is a window encoding:
- the GINS4 gene encoding DNA replication complex GINS protein SLD5 — encoded protein: MTEELDPTAQDSDGGSEEVVLTPAELIERLEQAWMNEKFAPELLESKSEIVECVMEQLDHMEENLRRAKKGDLKVSIHRMEMERIRYVLSSYLRCRLMKIEKFFPHILEKEKTAHEGELSSLSPEELVFAKQYMANTETYLKNVALKHMPPNLQMVDLLRSVPKPDLDSYVFLRVKVRQENILVEPETDEQRDYVIDLEEGSQHLIRYKTIAPLVASGAVQLI